From Dermochelys coriacea isolate rDerCor1 chromosome 23, rDerCor1.pri.v4, whole genome shotgun sequence, one genomic window encodes:
- the SYT5 gene encoding synaptotagmin-5 — MEGDGAKMNAARRSAMLASEVTAPPTEPALNATETPSKENVFSDTKDKFMNKLSKLPIPSWALATILIVAALLLLCCCFCACKKCGKKKKGKKGKEKAKAQISLKEVKELGQSYLDKVQPDIEDLDPALLPEPKDEKPQEKLGKLQYSLDYNFQNGQLVVGIIQAADLPALDIGGTSDPYVKVFLLPEKKKKHETKVHRKTLNPMFNETFTFKIPYAELGGRTLVMAVYDFDRFSKHDAIGELRVPMSSLDLAQPIEAWRDLQSAEQEEQEKLGDVCFSLRYVPTAGKLTVIVLEAKNLKKMDVGGLSDPYVKIHLMQGGKRLKKKKTTIKKNTLNPYYNESFSFEVPFEQIQKVQVVLTVLDYDKLGKNEAIGKVFVGCNATGTELRHWSDMLANPRRPIAQWHTLQTEEEVDMVISMKTS; from the exons GTGCAAAGATGAACGCAGCTCGGCGATCGGCCATGCTGGCCTCGGAGGTGACCGCGCCTCCCACCGAGCCGGCCCTGAACGCCACCGAGACGCCCAGCAAGGAGAACGTCTTCTCCGACACAAAGGACAAGTTCATGAACAAGCTCAGCAAGCTGCCCA TCCCATCCTGGGCCTTGGCCACCATCCTGATCGTGGCGGCTCTTCTCCTGCTCTGCTGTTGCTTCTGCGCCTGCAAGAAATGcgggaagaagaagaaggggaagaaggggaaggagaaagcgAAGGCGCAGATCAGCCTCAAGGAGGTGAAGGAGCTGGGCCAGAGCTACCTCGACAAG gTGCAGCCTGACATTGAGGACCTGGACCCAGCGCTGCTGCCCGAGCCGAAGGACGAGAAGCCCCAGGAGAAGCTGGGCAAGCTGCAGTACTCGCTGGACTACAACTTCCAGAACGGGCAG ctggtggtgggCATCATCCAGGCAGCCGACCTGCCGGCGCTGGATATCGGGGGCACGTCCGACCCCTACGTCAAAGTCTTCCTGCTCCccgagaagaagaaaaaacacgaAACCAAAGTGCATCGGAAAACCCTGAACCCCATGTTCAACGAGACTTTCACCTTCAAG ATCCCCTACGCAGAGCTGGGCGGGCGGACCCTGGTCATGGCCGTCTACGACTTCGACCGGTTCTCCAAGCACGATGCCATCGGGGAGCTACGGGTGCCCATGAGCAGCCTGGACCTGGCCCAGCCCATCGAGGCGTGGCGGGACCTGCAGTCCGCggagcaggaggag cAGGAGAAGTTGGGGGACGTTTGCTTCTCCCTGCGCTATGTCCCCACCGCCGGGAAGCTCACAGTCATTGTGCTGGAAGCCAAGAACCTGAAGAAGATGGATGTGGGGGGACTGTCAG ATCCCTACGTGAAAATCCACCTGATGCAGGGGGGAAAGCGgctaaagaagaagaaaacaaccaTTAAGAAAAATACCCTGAACCCCTATTATAACGAGTCCTTCAGCTTCGAGGTTCCCTTTGAGCAGATCCAG AAAGTCCAGGTTGTTCTCACCGTCCTGGATTATGACAAGCTGGGGAAGAATGAGGCCATTGGGAAGGTCTTCGTGGGCTGCAATGCCACGGGCACGGAGCTGCGTCACTGGTCCGACATGCTGGCCAATCCCCGGCGCCCCATCGCCCAGTGGCACACCCTGCAGACAGAAGAGGAGGTGGACATGGTCATCAGCATGAAGACCTCCtga